A region of Thermococcus barossii DNA encodes the following proteins:
- the csa5 gene encoding type I-A CRISPR-associated protein Csa5 codes for MAEYEGIVKMLRFFVQTKNFGYVDRIGNALNPEPVEVTLLEALRAFRSIRESAPTDKDGRKYVEKDGNKIPVPGIPTEEEVKSFLDAVHADISVAKRVATLALAYPSKKNKSGGDK; via the coding sequence GTGGCCGAGTACGAAGGTATTGTGAAAATGCTGAGGTTCTTTGTTCAGACGAAGAACTTCGGCTACGTTGATAGGATAGGAAACGCCCTGAACCCCGAACCCGTGGAAGTTACCCTCCTTGAAGCCCTCAGGGCGTTTAGATCCATCAGGGAGAGTGCCCCCACCGACAAGGACGGGCGGAAGTACGTGGAAAAGGACGGCAACAAGATTCCCGTGCCCGGGATTCCAACCGAAGAGGAAGTAAAGTCCTTTCTCGATGCAGTTCATGCCGATATTAGCGTGGCGAAGCGCGTGGCTACCCTTGCCCTCGCATATCCCTCAAAAAAGAATAAATCCGGAGGTGACAAGTGA
- the cas6 gene encoding CRISPR-associated endoribonuclease Cas6, whose product MVRFLIRLHPENEPFRIPFNHQHKIQGLIYRRIQRVNPDLSLRLHSSKIPKLFTYSLFMAERRELAEDRSSLLGYRRGFFYFSTAVPEIAEAFIGGLLQQPEVELWGERFIVEEVKAIAEPQKLSGRKFVTLSPVAVTTRRIQFGRPRSYDLSPAEPEFYELIRENLREKYLHIFGSKPPEDFEMKVLNAKPKRFEVKPGIFQVAWHLVFRANGDEGLLRAGYLAGFGEKNSIGFGMVKADVRRANRWRDPEVSGNS is encoded by the coding sequence ATGGTCAGGTTCCTAATAAGACTCCACCCGGAGAATGAACCGTTCCGGATACCCTTCAACCACCAGCACAAGATCCAGGGTTTGATATACAGGAGGATTCAGCGGGTGAACCCTGACCTCAGTCTACGTCTCCACTCGTCGAAGATCCCGAAGCTGTTCACCTACTCCCTCTTCATGGCGGAGAGACGCGAGCTGGCCGAGGACAGGAGCTCTCTGCTGGGCTACAGAAGGGGATTCTTCTACTTCTCAACGGCCGTTCCAGAAATAGCCGAGGCCTTCATAGGCGGCCTGCTTCAGCAACCGGAGGTCGAACTCTGGGGCGAGAGGTTCATCGTCGAGGAAGTAAAGGCCATCGCGGAGCCGCAGAAGCTCAGCGGGAGGAAGTTCGTGACCCTCTCGCCGGTGGCAGTGACCACAAGGCGCATTCAGTTCGGAAGGCCGAGGAGCTATGATTTAAGCCCGGCCGAACCGGAGTTCTACGAGCTGATACGGGAGAACCTCAGGGAGAAGTACCTCCACATCTTTGGCTCGAAGCCGCCCGAGGACTTCGAGATGAAGGTCCTCAACGCCAAGCCCAAGCGCTTCGAGGTCAAGCCCGGCATCTTCCAGGTGGCGTGGCATCTCGTGTTCCGCGCGAATGGCGACGAGGGCCTGCTGAGGGCCGGCTACTTGGCCGGCTTCGGGGAGAAGAACTCAATAGGGTTCGGGATGGTGAAGGCTGATGTGCGGAGGGCGAACCGATGGCGTGATCCTGAGGTGTCAGGCAATAGTTGA
- a CDS encoding acetate--CoA ligase family protein — translation MDRIEKARAIIEKAKAENRPLVEPEAKEILRLYGVPVPDFKVATNEEEAVKFAREIGYPVVMKIVSPQIIHKSDAGGVKVNIKSDEEAREAFRKIMENARNYKPDADLWGVIVYRMLPLGKEVIVGMIRDPQFGPAIMFGLGGIFVEILKDVSFRVAPITKEEALDMIKEIKAYPILAGARGEKPVDIEALADIIVKVGELALELPEIKELDINPIFAYEDSAVAVDARMLL, via the coding sequence CCGAGAACAGGCCGCTCGTCGAGCCGGAGGCGAAGGAGATACTCAGGCTCTACGGTGTTCCGGTCCCGGACTTCAAAGTCGCAACCAACGAGGAAGAGGCTGTAAAGTTCGCCCGGGAGATAGGCTACCCGGTCGTCATGAAGATCGTTTCTCCGCAGATCATCCACAAGAGCGATGCTGGCGGTGTCAAGGTCAACATCAAGAGCGATGAGGAGGCGAGGGAGGCCTTCAGGAAGATAATGGAGAACGCCAGGAACTACAAGCCGGACGCCGACCTCTGGGGCGTCATCGTCTACAGGATGCTCCCGCTCGGCAAGGAGGTCATCGTCGGTATGATCCGCGACCCGCAGTTCGGCCCGGCGATAATGTTCGGTCTCGGTGGAATCTTCGTCGAGATCCTCAAGGACGTTTCCTTCCGCGTCGCCCCGATAACGAAGGAGGAAGCCCTCGACATGATAAAGGAGATCAAGGCCTACCCGATCCTCGCCGGGGCACGCGGTGAGAAGCCGGTGGACATCGAAGCTCTGGCGGACATCATCGTCAAGGTTGGAGAACTTGCCCTTGAGCTTCCCGAAATTAAGGAGCTAGACATCAACCCGATCTTCGCCTACGAGGACAGCGCGGTTGCGGTTGACGCGAGGATGCTCCTCTGA